AGTTCCAGACAAAGAAATCTATTCCGGAGATTCTATCCCAAACTGAATACGTGCTTGCTGATATAGGCGAGACAGTATCAATGGAAGTTGAAGTCAGCTCAATTTCGCCGGAAACTTATCAATGGTATAAAGCTGATGCAGCAGGAGAGTTGCAGGAAATCAGCGGAGAAAAATCTTCTGTATTAGAAATAATGGATGTACAGTCGAGCGATGAAACTGAATACGTTTGCAAAGTAGGCAACGATTCCGGCACAGAGGTGTCAAGCGAACCTATCCCGCTATATATTAAGAAAAAGATAGCTTACTGGCCTTTCGATGGCGGAGATTATCAGAGTACTGTAGCAGGAAGTCCGGTCAGTTATCTATTCGGCGATCCTAATTTTGCTCCGGGCTGGAGCGGGCAGGCAATCAATTTTAACGGCCAGGATAATGCCCTTTATACCGATATTGAGGAAGTGGATTACTTCGATCAGTGCAACTATAATATGACAGTAACATTCTGGGCAAAATCTTCTACCCCCTCAGACTGGAACCCGTTTGTAGCGAGGAACGGCGAGAGCAGCGAAGGCTGGCAGGTGAGGAAGTATAACACTGCCGATCAGGGCAGCAAGATCTGCTTTACTACGCGAGGCACAGGCGGCGAAGAAGATGGCACGCCTTCAGAGAGAAATATCTTTGACGGCCAATGGCACTGGGTAGCAGCCACCTTCGACGACGGCATTAAGAAGCTGTATATCGACGGAACTCTCGCTTCAGAAGATACGCTTCCGGGCGGAGTTATAGCTGATACAGACTCTCCTGTGAGCATGGGCGCAAGATTCGAACTCGATGAGGGTGTTGTTGTACCTCAGGAGTTCAGCTTTATGGGAAGCATTCTCGATGAAGTATCAATATACAATTATCCAATAGCTCAAAGCGATATAGCCCAGATGATGGCTGATATGACTGGTGAGCCGGTCTGCCAGTCCGATCCGCAGATGGATTTCGACGGCGACTGCAAAGTAAGCCTTTCTGATTTTGAAGAATTTGCATCTCATTGGCTCATTGATAACAACGTTTATCCAACCGAATAAAATTATTCAGCATTCCCGGCTCACTTGGGCCGGGAATGCATATTTTCTATTCTTCCGCCCTGAACTACGAGCAGGGCGAAAAAATAGGAATTTTAAACAACTGTTAAATTTAAGAGGATTCGAATGAAATTAAGTTTGTTTTTTGTTTTGACTGTTTTAGCAGGCGCTGGTTTTTCAGATGTTATTCTTGAAGAGAACTTTGATTCAGCAGAAATCTCAAAATCGGCAGTCATAAACGGCAGAAATGATTTTTCCGTTTTAAGCGGCAGTCTGGATTACAGCTGGATAAAAGAAACCGGCAGCAGACTTCAACACAAAGGCAATAAGGTTGATGCCGTATGGGATGTTGATATTGAGCCTTACAGAGAAAACAGCAAAACAATTTACGTAAGCTTTTTGCTGAAGAACTTAAATGAGGATGTAAAGAACAGCTTTGCAGGATTAGGTTTCTATAACAATGATACTGAATTGTTTGGTATCGGCAACGATTTCGAGTCGGAATATTTCAAATATTACTCGCCCGGCAGCAGCAATATTATAGGCAAAGCCCCAACACTTGTTGACGGTGAGGTTCATCTTATTGTCGCACGGATAGAGTTTGTTGAGGGGTCAAAGGATAAATTCACAATCTGGCTTGATCCGCTTGTTAGAAGAGATTTAAGCGATCAAAATGAATGGAAGACTGCCAGAGGAGAGTTTGAATTTGACTTCAATCAGCTCAGGTTAAGAGCTGGAAACGAAGGTAACAAGTGGGAATTTGATGAGTTGAAAGTTGCCTCAGACTGGGATTCGCTGTTTAAAATGAACAATTCTCCGGGCGGAAAGGTTTCAAGGGCAATCAAAAACGCCGACCTTCCCGGCATAAGCGAGAAACTCGATAGAGGCGTTAATCGCTTTTATGCAAAGTATGCTGATTTAGAAGAAATACCTTTTTCTTTTGCAGTTTCCAAAGAGTTTAATAATGTTAAACGTTTGAAGAAATCCCCTGATCTTCAGCCTGTATTTTCTAAAGCCAATGGACGCAAGTATGTTTACTTTGACACCCCTTCTCATGATGATTTCTACGGAACTGGCGAGGTTCAAGGGGCATTGAGGAGAAACGGCTGCAGGATCATTCTCTACAACAAAGATAACTATAATTACAATGACCCTGACAACCTTTACCAGTCTCATCCTTGGGTCATGGGTGTTCGTCCTGATGGAACCGCATACGGAATTATTTTTGATACCACATGGAAATCTGAAATTGATTTAAGGGCGGGCATATTGTTTTCCGCTCCTGAGGATGCTGCGGATTTCCCAGTTTACACACTTGAAGCAGAAAGCCCCTCAAGGCTTATGGAGATGTTAGGCGGAATTTCAGGCAAGATGCCTATGCCGCCAAGATGGGCGCTGGGTTATCAGCAGTGCCGCTATTCATATTATCCCGACAGCCGAGTTCGTGAGATAGCCCGCGGCTTCAGGCAGAGACAGATTCCATGCGATGTTATCTGGCTTGATATACATTATATGGACGAATATCGCATTTTCACCTTCGATCCTGAACGTTTCCCCAACCCGAAGGGATTGAATGATTATCTTCATGCCAAGGGATTTAAGAGCGTATGGATGATAGACCCTGCACCGAAATATGAAGAGGGGTACTCTGTTTACGACAGCGGGAGCGAAATTGATGCGTGGGTTAAGAACAAAGATGGTGAAGATTATGTCGGCAAGGTTTGGCCGGGGAAAACCGTCTTTCCTGATTATACTATTCCGCGGGTTAGAAAATGGTGGGCAGGTCTTTATCAGGATTTCCTTGATGAAGGAATTGACGGCGTATGGAATGACATGAACGAGCCTGCCGTTTTTGAAGAGCCGGAGAAAACTATGCCCTCTGACAATCTGCACAGAGGCGGTGGCAAATTAAAGCAGGGCAAGCACATACAGTATCACAACGTTTACGGCTATTTGATGATCAAGGCTACAAGAGAGGGAATGCTGCAGTACGCCCCTGACAAGAGGCCGTTTGTATTATCTCGGGCGAATTTCCTCGGTGGTCAAAAGTATGGCGCTACTTGGACAGGCGACAACGGATCCACATGGGCTCATTTAGAGCAGTCTATTCCGATGTCTCTCAATCTTTCTCTTTCAGGACAGCCTTTTAACGGCCCTGATATTGGCGGTTTTGTAGGTGATGCCTCGCCTCAGCTTTTTGCGCATTGGATGAGTGTGGGTGCATATTATCCATTCAGCAGGGCACATACAATGGTTGGTTCAAAAGATCATGAACCGTGGTCTTTCGGAGAAGAAACTCTTAAAGCCTCCAGAAGCGCTCTTAATAAGCGTTACAGGCTTATGCCTTATCTTTACACGCTCTTTTGGAACTCTCACAAAAACGGAAATGCCGTGATGAAGCCCGTTTTCTTTGCCGACCCGGCTGATAAATCCCTCAGAGACGAAGACCAGGCCTTTATGCTGGGTGATAATCTCCTTGTTGTTCCAAAGTGGGCGGAAGATGTTAATTTGCCTGAGGGCATCTTCAGAAATCTTCAAATCGGCCAAAACGAGCGATGGGATAAGTATCAGTGTAAACTTCTTCAGAAGGGCGGAAGCATTATTCCTGTAGGCGAAAAGGTTCAGTCAACTGAAGAGCTTGGCTTGCTTAATCCGCTTACGCTTTCTATTGTGCTCGATGAAAATGGAATGGCATCAGGAAGGCTTTATGAAGACAGCGGCAACGGATACGAATTCAAAGAAGACAAATTCATTGTCTCCAACTTCAAAGCTCAAAGAACTGAAGGCGGAATAAAGGTAACCTGCGAAAAGCAGAATGGTGAATTCGCTTACGATAAACGGTTTGTAAAGATTGCATGGATCACCAAAGACGGAATAAGCTTCGGTTACGGGGATATATGCAAATCAGTTGAAGTTATGAAAACAGATAACTTCGAATATATCAAATAATATGGCTGTAATACAGAAAGGTTTTATTATGGCAAATAAAATTAAAGCCAATCAGCATGCCTTCACCCTGATAGAGCTGCTGGTAGTAATATCAATAATTGCCATCCTCATGGCTGTTTTGATACCTTCACTGAGTAAGGCGAGAAGGGCGGCAAAAAATATACTCTGTAAAAACAACTTGAAGCAGTACGGCATTTCAGGGAATATGTACGTAAACGATAATGATTATAAATTCCCCAATGCATGGAACTGCATATTCAAGCCCGATCTTGCAGGCGGAGATATTAACTGTCAGTGGCATGATGCTGAGAGGAACCCTGTAAACGACGATTATGAACATCTAAGAGGTTCTCTGTTCCCTTATCTGGGAGATAATACTGAGATTAACCTCTGTCCTGTGTTTGATTCTTTTGCTAAAAGATACGGTTCAGAACACCCTTATCATAATCCTGAGATTGAAATTGAGCCCCAGTACAGCTACAGTATGAACGCATTCCTTTCTCCAAACTCCAACAACTATACTGACGGCCAGCCGCTGAAGTATGATGCTGTAAAAAGGGCGGGGAATACTTTCTTCTTTTCAGAAGAGAATATGTGGCTTCGAGAAGAGGAAGGCGTTCGGAAAAATACCGCTGCTTTGAACGACAATGCTTTATGTGCAAGATTTAGAAACAATTTTGTTGAGACCAATCTTCCGAAGGACTACGACGGGCAGTTTGATGATCTTTTCGGCAGCTTTCATAAAACTGAATTAAGCGTACAGGAAAGAGGGGAAGGCGTTGCTAATGCGGTCTTTGTAGATGGCCATGTTGGTGAAGTTCGCTGGCAGGATACATACAGACTGGCATTAGTAAAAAGATAGCATCATCAGCTGAAAATTATACATTGAATATTTGCAGGAAGATATGGACACTGATACTAAAGACCTCTTTATTGGGATAGACTTGGGCGGAACATTCGTCAAGATAGGGTGCTTTAATGAAAGCATGGAGATGCTTTCAAAGATTTCCGTACCAACTGACGATCAACATCCCAAAGTTACTCTCAATTCTGTAGTGAATGCTCTTGCAAGTCTAGTAAGGCAGGCAGGGCTGCAGTTAGAAAACATAAAGGCTGCCGGAATAGGCTGCCCAGGTGTGTTAGATACGAAAAAGGGGGTTATAATTACCTCACCGAATCTGCCGATGTATAAGGGGTTTGCGATAAGCAGATTCGTTTCTGAAAAGATCCATGCACCTTGCGTTCTCGAGAATGATGCAAATGTTGCAGGCTGGGGAGAGTATGTGCTTGGAGCAGCAGAAGACGTGGATGATATGGTTCTTTTAACCCTCGGCACAGGAATTGGCGGTGCGGTGATAACCGACGGCAAACTTATTCACAGTGCAGGAAACAGCGCAGCGGAGCTCGGCCATATCATAATCTTTCCTGAGGGCAGGGAGTGCGGCTGCACTCAAAGAGGCTGCGCTGAAACCTACGCTTCCGCTACGGCAACTGCCAAGAGAGCAAATGAGATGCTCGAAGAAGGAGCAGTATCATCACTTCAGAACATATTTATCGAAAGAGGCGAAGTTAGCTGCAAAGAGGTTTACGAACACGCCGCACAAGGTGATAAATTTGCTTATGAAATTACAGAACTGACGGCGAAAGTTATAGGTCTTCTCTGCGTTGACATCTTCTCATACTCAAACCCTGATAAGATTGTTTTCTCAGGCGGAATGATTGCCGCCGGACAAACATTGCTGGATAGAATAAGCTTTTATTTCAATAAATTCATCCGCAAAGATATCAATGTAAAGATAGAGTTTTGTTTCGCAAATCTCAGAGAGGATTCCGGGATTATAGGAAGCGCTGCCCTTGCCAGAGATACGTTCTGCTTAGTTTAAAAAAGGATTTATCGTATTATGAATAAAATTGTTGTTATTATCTTAGCTGCCTCTTTTTGCCGTGCAGGATACTATACTGCAAACTCCTATTCAGATGCAAGGGGTAAGGTCGCTGCCGAAGTTACAGAGACAAACGGCCAAAGAGAGTTTAACTTATCAACATCACTTAGCCTTAGAGACGGCAAAAACAGCAAGCTGAATTTTACAGAAAAAGCCTGGCCAAAACTACATTCAGGGTCGAAGCTTTTTGATGCTCTTTTGGCTATGGCTTATTATGAGGCTGAGTTAAACTCTGTTTCAAGTATCTCAGATAATAGTTTTAATTACAGCAGCAAATTGCAAAAGCCCTACTTCCAGACTGGCGAAAAATGGAAGTATGTCTGGACAAGAGACCTTGCATATTCAATCGAACTCTCTTTGGCAGGTTTTGACCGCCAGAGATGCATCAATTCGCTTCTATTTAAGACAAGCCGATTTAAGCAAGGCGTCAAAGGCGGTTTTAAGCCTCAGATTATTCAGGACACCGGTTCAGGCGGGAGCTGGCCTGTTTCTACCGACAGGGTGGTTTGGGCGTTAGCCGCTGAGGAGCTTGCAAATAATTTGAACGGAATTCTCCGCGAGGATTTTTTGGATGAGTGCTGGCCGATTATTAAGGCAACAGTTGAGCAGGACAGG
This window of the Sedimentisphaera salicampi genome carries:
- a CDS encoding LamG-like jellyroll fold domain-containing protein — translated: MKKFVSLILILLVSVSFAELVGYESFDYPDGSDLVGQNGGIGWDRTQTGTKSTWKTDWGTLTNAVVNGGVYSSPAYGGSGGGAYRDWSSGDIWAGAQQAGGIIYTGATITLTDYSDWGGISFMADTGGEKVKYGLPYQETGVKYWGVSVEGDGGGNAFSNVEVELNVPVRIVGVWDMETENVGVWVNPDAEDYYNSASDNTADAFMDASAREGDWITGIRIACMETAEWDDVVVATTFEETFTFEQKLTRANNPAPFNGETGVLVNTDLTWDFALSSPGLSDVDQTVDEYEIYMNTVEGDPNLFLVDTIAKPAGGWDETSGAYSYTPAESLDMDRIYKWRVDAVRGSETTTGFTWQFQTKKSIPEILSQTEYVLADIGETVSMEVEVSSISPETYQWYKADAAGELQEISGEKSSVLEIMDVQSSDETEYVCKVGNDSGTEVSSEPIPLYIKKKIAYWPFDGGDYQSTVAGSPVSYLFGDPNFAPGWSGQAINFNGQDNALYTDIEEVDYFDQCNYNMTVTFWAKSSTPSDWNPFVARNGESSEGWQVRKYNTADQGSKICFTTRGTGGEEDGTPSERNIFDGQWHWVAATFDDGIKKLYIDGTLASEDTLPGGVIADTDSPVSMGARFELDEGVVVPQEFSFMGSILDEVSIYNYPIAQSDIAQMMADMTGEPVCQSDPQMDFDGDCKVSLSDFEEFASHWLIDNNVYPTE
- a CDS encoding TIM-barrel domain-containing protein, whose translation is MKLSLFFVLTVLAGAGFSDVILEENFDSAEISKSAVINGRNDFSVLSGSLDYSWIKETGSRLQHKGNKVDAVWDVDIEPYRENSKTIYVSFLLKNLNEDVKNSFAGLGFYNNDTELFGIGNDFESEYFKYYSPGSSNIIGKAPTLVDGEVHLIVARIEFVEGSKDKFTIWLDPLVRRDLSDQNEWKTARGEFEFDFNQLRLRAGNEGNKWEFDELKVASDWDSLFKMNNSPGGKVSRAIKNADLPGISEKLDRGVNRFYAKYADLEEIPFSFAVSKEFNNVKRLKKSPDLQPVFSKANGRKYVYFDTPSHDDFYGTGEVQGALRRNGCRIILYNKDNYNYNDPDNLYQSHPWVMGVRPDGTAYGIIFDTTWKSEIDLRAGILFSAPEDAADFPVYTLEAESPSRLMEMLGGISGKMPMPPRWALGYQQCRYSYYPDSRVREIARGFRQRQIPCDVIWLDIHYMDEYRIFTFDPERFPNPKGLNDYLHAKGFKSVWMIDPAPKYEEGYSVYDSGSEIDAWVKNKDGEDYVGKVWPGKTVFPDYTIPRVRKWWAGLYQDFLDEGIDGVWNDMNEPAVFEEPEKTMPSDNLHRGGGKLKQGKHIQYHNVYGYLMIKATREGMLQYAPDKRPFVLSRANFLGGQKYGATWTGDNGSTWAHLEQSIPMSLNLSLSGQPFNGPDIGGFVGDASPQLFAHWMSVGAYYPFSRAHTMVGSKDHEPWSFGEETLKASRSALNKRYRLMPYLYTLFWNSHKNGNAVMKPVFFADPADKSLRDEDQAFMLGDNLLVVPKWAEDVNLPEGIFRNLQIGQNERWDKYQCKLLQKGGSIIPVGEKVQSTEELGLLNPLTLSIVLDENGMASGRLYEDSGNGYEFKEDKFIVSNFKAQRTEGGIKVTCEKQNGEFAYDKRFVKIAWITKDGISFGYGDICKSVEVMKTDNFEYIK
- a CDS encoding type II secretion system protein, with the translated sequence MANKIKANQHAFTLIELLVVISIIAILMAVLIPSLSKARRAAKNILCKNNLKQYGISGNMYVNDNDYKFPNAWNCIFKPDLAGGDINCQWHDAERNPVNDDYEHLRGSLFPYLGDNTEINLCPVFDSFAKRYGSEHPYHNPEIEIEPQYSYSMNAFLSPNSNNYTDGQPLKYDAVKRAGNTFFFSEENMWLREEEGVRKNTAALNDNALCARFRNNFVETNLPKDYDGQFDDLFGSFHKTELSVQERGEGVANAVFVDGHVGEVRWQDTYRLALVKR
- a CDS encoding ROK family protein, producing MDTDTKDLFIGIDLGGTFVKIGCFNESMEMLSKISVPTDDQHPKVTLNSVVNALASLVRQAGLQLENIKAAGIGCPGVLDTKKGVIITSPNLPMYKGFAISRFVSEKIHAPCVLENDANVAGWGEYVLGAAEDVDDMVLLTLGTGIGGAVITDGKLIHSAGNSAAELGHIIIFPEGRECGCTQRGCAETYASATATAKRANEMLEEGAVSSLQNIFIERGEVSCKEVYEHAAQGDKFAYEITELTAKVIGLLCVDIFSYSNPDKIVFSGGMIAAGQTLLDRISFYFNKFIRKDINVKIEFCFANLREDSGIIGSAALARDTFCLV